From a region of the Pseudodesulfovibrio senegalensis genome:
- a CDS encoding ABC transporter ATP-binding protein, which translates to MVDSMICLKNASVTRSGEHLLRAIDWTLERGEHWAVCGANGSGKTTFLRLLRGEIAPDADGERSYDFGDGVQETVVGLRHRIGVVSPDLQDFYVLHGGRATGREIVLAGFFDTPLLYETPSVKQEVAAEDVFRTLNMRGLAAMTAESMSTGQLRKVLIARSLALKPDVLLLDECLEGLDSGARESVLALVEEAANMTTLVVAAHHAADVPEAVRRVLTLERGEIVRMGGRENLSGLDMEPDTANACLMPPAANEKHAEDVPYLFRIRNADVVMEGVHVLQHIDWEMFPGENWAVLGENGAGKTTLLRLLLSEVAPYAEQGSIQWFGGAPFDTVRPGIGLVSQEFQARFARELGWEISVLDTVLSGFRGCIGRLEDPEPGELEKARACLAMVGLEHMEERTLRSLSYGQQRRVFIARAVGFGPRLLILDEPLSGLDAHTRSEMLPLLEKLAESGTPLVLVTHHRDQMIPALNRVLIMDGGRIVFSGPREQWEKEFPK; encoded by the coding sequence ATGGTTGACAGCATGATTTGTTTGAAAAATGCCTCTGTGACCCGCTCGGGCGAGCATCTGTTGCGCGCCATCGACTGGACGCTTGAACGCGGGGAGCACTGGGCCGTGTGCGGGGCCAACGGCTCGGGAAAAACCACGTTTCTCCGGCTGCTTCGCGGTGAAATCGCACCGGATGCGGACGGCGAGCGCAGTTACGATTTTGGCGACGGCGTGCAGGAGACCGTGGTCGGCCTGCGCCACAGGATTGGCGTGGTTTCACCGGATTTGCAGGATTTTTACGTGCTGCACGGCGGCAGGGCCACGGGGCGCGAGATCGTGTTGGCCGGATTTTTCGATACGCCGCTTTTGTACGAGACTCCTTCCGTGAAGCAGGAGGTGGCGGCCGAAGACGTTTTTCGCACCCTGAACATGCGGGGACTGGCGGCAATGACTGCCGAAAGCATGTCCACGGGCCAGTTGCGCAAGGTGCTCATCGCCCGTTCGCTGGCGCTCAAGCCGGACGTGCTCCTGCTGGACGAATGTCTGGAAGGGCTGGACTCGGGCGCACGCGAGTCGGTTCTTGCCCTGGTGGAAGAAGCCGCGAACATGACCACATTGGTGGTGGCCGCGCATCATGCCGCAGACGTGCCCGAGGCCGTGCGGCGTGTGCTGACGCTGGAGCGGGGCGAGATCGTACGCATGGGTGGCCGCGAGAACCTGTCCGGACTGGACATGGAGCCGGACACGGCCAATGCCTGCCTGATGCCGCCCGCGGCGAACGAAAAGCACGCCGAAGATGTGCCCTACCTGTTTCGGATTCGCAATGCGGACGTGGTCATGGAAGGCGTGCATGTGTTGCAGCATATCGACTGGGAGATGTTTCCCGGCGAGAATTGGGCGGTGCTGGGCGAAAACGGTGCGGGCAAGACCACGCTTTTGCGTCTTTTGCTCAGCGAGGTGGCCCCCTATGCCGAGCAGGGCAGCATCCAATGGTTCGGCGGTGCGCCCTTCGACACGGTGCGTCCGGGCATCGGGCTGGTTTCACAGGAATTTCAGGCCCGTTTCGCCCGCGAACTGGGTTGGGAAATCTCCGTGCTCGACACGGTGCTTTCCGGGTTTCGCGGCTGCATAGGCCGTTTGGAGGATCCCGAGCCGGGCGAGCTGGAAAAGGCGCGGGCCTGCCTGGCCATGGTCGGGCTGGAACACATGGAAGAGCGCACCCTGCGTTCCCTTTCCTATGGCCAGCAACGTCGGGTGTTCATTGCCCGGGCCGTGGGCTTCGGTCCGAGGCTGCTCATTCTGGATGAACCGCTTTCCGGCCTGGATGCGCACACGCGTTCCGAAATGCTGCCGCTTCTGGAAAAGCTGGCGGAATCCGGCACGCCCTTGGTGCTGGTCACGCACCATCGGGACCAGATGATACCGGCGTTGAATCGGGTACTGATCATGGACGGCGGACGCATCGTTTTTTCCGGCCCGCGAGAGCAATGGGAAAAGGAATTTCCCAAGTGA
- a CDS encoding cold shock domain-containing protein, whose product MRHEGEVSWFNERKGFGFITDDDGLELFVHYTEITRNGFQTLKPGERVSFEITDVERGPRAVDVRIPGEKTHGSFL is encoded by the coding sequence GTGCGGCATGAGGGAGAAGTGAGCTGGTTCAACGAGCGCAAGGGGTTCGGCTTCATCACCGATGACGACGGGCTGGAGCTTTTCGTGCATTACACGGAAATAACCCGCAACGGGTTCCAGACCCTCAAGCCCGGCGAGCGCGTTTCTTTCGAGATCACGGACGTGGAGCGCGGTCCCCGGGCCGTGGACGTGCGCATCCCCGGCGAAAAGACGCACGGCTCCTTTCTCTGA